In one window of Frigoriglobus tundricola DNA:
- a CDS encoding DUF1349 domain-containing protein, which produces MEQREAAARLGVRVNTLSGQLARARRRLLDRLGRRGVAPAVLVGTAASPPAVAAQAVGWAGGSLPPGHILELAQEAMTMGLVKVKLAAVVVLACGLAAGLNGEPPKAAPKAANPLVADAPAAPGAGPSPAKTVLATWGTVNDPDGDCKFSVSKGRLSIGIPGKDHALGVERGQMNAPRVLRDVEGDFIAQVRVSGEFLQGAESVVANRRPFHGAGLLLWHDDKNYIRLERAELVSEKTNMRYASFEQRRNGEFVRVGNAATLPLTEKETYLRLERRNGKVYGAASADGVEWSSLQPIAVELPRSVRIGVAAGHNTSSRFDPTFDEFKLFVEQGTADLNGFPKSLPQPAQAASP; this is translated from the coding sequence GTGGAGCAGCGGGAGGCGGCGGCCCGGCTCGGGGTGCGGGTGAACACCCTGAGCGGACAACTGGCCCGCGCCCGGCGGCGGCTCTTGGACCGCCTCGGGCGGCGCGGCGTCGCCCCGGCGGTTCTCGTGGGAACCGCGGCGTCGCCCCCCGCGGTTGCGGCGCAAGCGGTCGGGTGGGCCGGTGGTTCCTTACCGCCCGGACACATACTCGAACTGGCCCAGGAGGCGATGACGATGGGACTGGTGAAGGTCAAACTGGCAGCGGTGGTGGTGCTCGCGTGCGGGCTGGCGGCCGGGTTAAACGGCGAGCCGCCGAAGGCAGCCCCGAAGGCCGCTAATCCGCTCGTCGCGGACGCGCCGGCGGCCCCGGGAGCGGGGCCGAGCCCGGCGAAGACGGTACTCGCCACCTGGGGCACCGTCAACGACCCCGACGGCGATTGCAAGTTCAGCGTATCGAAGGGCCGCCTGTCGATCGGCATTCCGGGCAAGGATCACGCCCTGGGGGTCGAACGCGGCCAGATGAACGCGCCGCGTGTGCTGCGCGACGTGGAGGGGGACTTCATCGCCCAGGTGCGGGTGTCCGGGGAGTTCCTGCAGGGCGCGGAAAGCGTCGTCGCCAACCGCCGGCCGTTCCACGGCGCCGGTCTGCTTCTCTGGCACGACGATAAGAACTACATCCGGCTCGAGCGCGCCGAGCTGGTGTCCGAGAAGACGAACATGCGCTACGCCAGTTTCGAACAACGGCGGAACGGTGAGTTCGTGCGCGTCGGCAACGCGGCCACACTCCCGTTGACCGAGAAGGAAACCTATCTGCGGTTGGAGCGGCGGAACGGGAAGGTGTACGGGGCGGCGAGTGCGGACGGCGTGGAGTGGTCGTCGCTCCAACCGATCGCCGTCGAATTGCCCCGGAGCGTGCGGATCGGCGTCGCGGCGGGTCACAACACCTCCTCTCGGTTCGACCCGACGTTCGACGAGTTCAAACTGTTCGTCGAACAGGGCACCGCGGATCTCAACGGGTTCCCCAAGTCGCTCCCTCAACCCGCTCAAGCCGCGTCGCCGTGA
- a CDS encoding RNA polymerase sigma factor, protein MSRNFLHLIRCGFAPPPVESDADLLRRFIDHRDESAFATIMDRHGPMVWAVCRNTLPNRADAEDVFQATFFALSRGAKAVRHPERLAAWLHGAAVRVAGGVKRVHARRVRYERAAARTEADSPVADAAWGELLLAAHEEVAAMSPALRAAFILCDIEGWSSGRRRPGSGCG, encoded by the coding sequence ATGAGCCGCAACTTCCTTCATCTGATCCGATGTGGTTTCGCCCCCCCGCCCGTGGAGAGCGACGCTGATCTACTGCGGAGGTTCATCGACCACCGCGATGAGTCCGCGTTCGCCACGATCATGGACCGGCACGGGCCAATGGTGTGGGCCGTGTGCCGAAACACCCTGCCGAACCGCGCCGACGCCGAAGACGTGTTCCAGGCTACGTTTTTCGCCTTGTCGCGCGGCGCTAAGGCGGTCCGTCACCCGGAGCGCCTGGCCGCGTGGCTGCACGGGGCGGCGGTGCGGGTCGCCGGCGGGGTGAAACGTGTGCACGCCCGGCGCGTGCGGTACGAACGGGCCGCCGCCCGGACCGAGGCGGACTCGCCCGTTGCAGACGCGGCGTGGGGCGAGTTGCTCCTCGCCGCGCATGAAGAGGTCGCGGCGATGTCGCCGGCCCTACGGGCAGCGTTCATCCTGTGCGACATTGAGGGGTGGAGCAGCGGGAGGCGGCGGCCCGGCTCGGGGTGCGGGTGA
- a CDS encoding alpha amylase C-terminal domain-containing protein: MDGQWGIDEVYRIRDASYDVWHPGSDDAGRLRAEMNNPAYFGRPFYQAARFGESHDMVSEQDPGNKRIAARPPFGEGRQLAKALGALTLLSNGVPMLFMGQETGETSPFSFDSAAPALNPQDVVPPAAATDGTRVLAWFRQLMGLRNDAAQGLQGDSNYQVVQTGDRTIAFTCGRDQSLFVVVTFGTANQQQDSSWLGLPSGGAYKEIFNSSWPVFQVESEPERTNGGYSARIRAGQILQLPFMGAVVLQRA, from the coding sequence ATGGACGGTCAGTGGGGCATCGACGAGGTGTACCGCATCCGCGACGCGAGCTACGACGTCTGGCACCCCGGCTCGGACGACGCCGGACGGCTGCGGGCGGAGATGAACAACCCGGCGTATTTCGGGCGCCCGTTTTACCAGGCCGCCCGCTTCGGCGAATCGCACGACATGGTGAGCGAACAGGACCCGGGGAACAAGCGGATCGCGGCCCGGCCGCCGTTCGGCGAGGGCCGGCAACTGGCCAAGGCGCTGGGGGCGCTGACGCTGCTCTCCAACGGCGTGCCGATGCTCTTCATGGGCCAGGAGACCGGTGAGACGAGCCCGTTCTCGTTCGACAGCGCCGCGCCGGCGCTCAACCCGCAGGACGTCGTCCCTCCGGCGGCGGCCACGGACGGCACGCGGGTCCTCGCCTGGTTCCGGCAGTTGATGGGATTGCGGAACGACGCGGCGCAGGGGCTACAGGGCGATTCGAACTATCAGGTGGTGCAGACGGGGGACCGCACGATCGCGTTCACCTGCGGTCGCGACCAGTCGCTCTTCGTCGTGGTCACGTTCGGAACGGCGAACCAACAGCAGGACAGTTCCTGGCTCGGGCTACCGTCCGGAGGGGCGTACAAGGAGATTTTCAATTCGTCCTGGCCGGTCTTCCAGGTCGAGTCCGAACCCGAACGCACCAATGGTGGCTACAGCGCCCGGATTCGAGCCGGTCAGATTCTGCAACTGCCATTCATGGGCGCCGTCGTGCTTCAACGGGCTTGA
- a CDS encoding ISAs1 family transposase, with protein MTLTLASIFADLPDPRAETANKIHRLSDILTIATCAVIAGAEGWEDIAAYGRAKEALFRQFLPLANGIPSHDTFYRVFARLDPDAFADRFTRWVAAVCRDTGLTPPDIDGPTHIAVDGKSARRSPKATSTGCLHRVEAWAVGNRLILGQRSVPEGSNEIPTFRELLATLDLIGAVVTVDAAGCHTETLELIRQRGGEYVVCVKGNQPGLQEAIAGVFDRAGESGFVGCDAHTSVGHAHGRHEVRSVTVVPDPPGPPAGWPDVGSVALVCRDRQVSGQGNTSTANYYLTSLRVDAAELAGLIRGHWGIEAMHWILDVAFREDESRTAAGHAGANLGMMRRVAVSLLRRSGKKGSIHNRRLRAGWDDKYLIQVLQGLSTHSA; from the coding sequence ATGACCCTGACCCTGGCGAGCATTTTCGCGGATCTGCCGGACCCGCGGGCGGAGACGGCCAACAAGATCCACCGGCTGAGCGACATCCTGACCATCGCCACGTGCGCCGTGATTGCCGGGGCCGAGGGGTGGGAAGACATCGCCGCGTACGGGCGGGCCAAGGAGGCTCTGTTCCGCCAGTTCCTGCCGCTGGCCAACGGGATCCCGAGCCACGACACGTTCTACCGGGTGTTCGCCCGACTCGACCCCGACGCGTTCGCCGACCGGTTCACCCGGTGGGTAGCCGCGGTGTGTCGGGACACCGGGCTGACCCCGCCGGACATCGACGGCCCGACCCACATCGCCGTCGACGGGAAGAGCGCGCGTCGCTCGCCGAAGGCCACATCTACCGGGTGTCTGCACCGGGTCGAGGCGTGGGCCGTGGGCAACCGCTTGATCCTCGGCCAGCGGTCCGTTCCCGAAGGATCGAACGAGATCCCCACGTTCCGCGAGCTGCTGGCCACCCTCGACTTGATCGGGGCGGTGGTGACGGTGGACGCGGCCGGGTGCCACACCGAGACGTTGGAGCTGATCCGCCAGCGGGGCGGGGAGTACGTGGTGTGCGTCAAGGGGAACCAACCGGGGTTGCAGGAGGCCATCGCCGGCGTGTTCGACCGGGCGGGCGAGTCGGGGTTCGTTGGGTGCGACGCGCACACGTCGGTGGGGCACGCCCACGGGCGCCACGAGGTGCGGAGCGTGACCGTGGTGCCGGACCCGCCGGGTCCGCCCGCGGGGTGGCCGGATGTGGGCTCGGTGGCCCTGGTGTGCCGGGACCGGCAGGTGAGCGGTCAGGGGAACACGAGCACCGCCAACTACTACCTGACCAGCCTGCGGGTGGACGCGGCCGAGTTGGCCGGGTTGATCCGCGGGCACTGGGGCATCGAGGCGATGCATTGGATCCTGGACGTGGCGTTCCGGGAGGACGAGAGCCGGACGGCGGCCGGACATGCAGGGGCGAATCTGGGGATGATGCGTCGGGTGGCCGTGTCCCTGCTCCGCCGGTCCGGAAAGAAGGGGAGCATCCACAACCGTCGACTCCGCGCCGGATGGGATGACAAGTACCTGATTCAAGTACTCCAAGGACTCTCCACGCATAGTGCGTAA
- a CDS encoding alpha-amylase family glycosyl hydrolase has protein sequence MSLIVHYQPLEPGSLWYLHAWQLAWDGNKVWDPVGTVAGGRVDFPFPDVPDPRQLNFKFRSLAVSASATTWEPDDFVRQLVDPAATEIWTFPATRRILYREPNPAGVVFHAGDTLTFRAITQSRFRGGSLYAWNPYGPASQEGYFPESARDDAAGVSTFVVTLLDWMTNGFHLKLVGAGPSDTRLWEPDASNRVWRPCDGNTLWLKSGQCDVRGQPLSLVPLTVEVQVPAGRTPPSLSLTDVTEGQTFPFDPVATRPYTGSTLFQVATYKPAIYPQAGYTLSASTGESPPINRPVPANPADLGQTCRFALGASAWVDDFPPVASTATLVVVPLSAQSFGSGLDVQLAIGNSVPYATVPAVRGADLNWTASLPVVRDTTTSLRLVPVGAAERTPYAWIDTGRYFTPPGSAVTYFTTEGVFGITARGPTAFAEPPSRRALMESAFGPAVVAGQVFGPNELPHGATSSGGRVFFVVHAPHAVYATLILVAAASGGAAVRREIPMSLTKDTLYWWCAVSPADAPAGTRYHFLLNDDLEVIDPAAREVRDTGTFDVPFPSDPNDEGIAWALVLDVESVRAAAHAQPWQTLGWEALLVYEMHARRFTDTSPGNKAPLDLLVDELQPTSRLGQEGYLRALPVTAFELLPVQEFNSAISWGYDPSFYFAVDGHYGGSSALARFVNAAHAAGRGVLLDVVYNHSLGSPLMKIAPDVYRNGDYDGDRMNCGHPMVGEFLRQATVHFTRTFNLDGFRFDDTQTIVTRCQGGWEFLGMIRRAIRTAATAEGRNWPYCVAENSATSPWDVSNPPGASWTVSGASTRCTASATRATTSGTPARTTPDGCGRR, from the coding sequence ATGAGTCTCATCGTCCACTACCAGCCGCTGGAGCCGGGATCGCTTTGGTACCTGCACGCCTGGCAGCTCGCCTGGGACGGCAACAAGGTCTGGGATCCGGTCGGCACCGTTGCGGGCGGCCGCGTCGATTTCCCGTTCCCCGACGTGCCCGACCCGCGACAACTGAACTTCAAGTTCCGGTCGCTTGCGGTGTCCGCGAGTGCCACAACGTGGGAGCCGGACGACTTCGTCCGCCAGCTCGTGGACCCGGCGGCGACCGAAATCTGGACGTTCCCGGCCACGCGGCGGATCCTGTACCGCGAGCCCAATCCCGCCGGGGTCGTCTTCCACGCCGGCGACACCCTCACGTTTCGAGCGATCACCCAGAGCCGGTTCCGCGGGGGAAGCCTCTACGCCTGGAATCCGTACGGCCCCGCGTCGCAGGAGGGCTACTTTCCCGAGTCGGCGCGCGACGACGCGGCGGGCGTCTCCACGTTCGTCGTCACCCTGCTCGATTGGATGACGAACGGGTTCCATCTGAAGCTCGTCGGCGCTGGGCCGAGTGACACGCGCTTGTGGGAACCGGACGCCAGCAACCGGGTCTGGCGGCCCTGCGACGGCAACACCCTCTGGCTGAAGAGCGGCCAGTGCGACGTGCGGGGCCAGCCGCTGTCGCTGGTGCCGCTGACCGTCGAGGTGCAGGTGCCCGCCGGGCGGACTCCTCCCTCACTGTCCCTGACGGACGTGACGGAAGGGCAAACGTTCCCCTTCGATCCCGTGGCGACCCGGCCGTACACTGGCAGTACGCTGTTCCAGGTCGCCACCTACAAGCCGGCCATTTACCCACAAGCCGGGTACACGCTGAGTGCGAGCACCGGGGAAAGCCCGCCCATCAACCGGCCGGTCCCGGCCAACCCGGCGGACCTGGGGCAGACCTGCCGGTTCGCGCTCGGGGCGAGCGCGTGGGTGGACGACTTTCCGCCCGTCGCGTCGACCGCGACCCTGGTGGTCGTTCCCCTGAGCGCGCAGAGCTTCGGTTCCGGCCTGGACGTGCAACTGGCGATCGGCAACTCGGTGCCGTACGCGACGGTGCCCGCCGTCAGGGGCGCCGACCTCAATTGGACGGCGTCCCTCCCGGTGGTGCGGGACACGACCACGAGCCTGCGGCTGGTGCCGGTCGGCGCGGCCGAACGCACACCCTACGCCTGGATCGACACCGGCCGCTACTTCACGCCGCCCGGGAGCGCGGTCACGTACTTCACGACCGAGGGCGTTTTCGGGATCACGGCCCGGGGGCCGACGGCGTTCGCCGAGCCCCCGAGCCGCCGGGCGCTGATGGAGTCCGCGTTCGGTCCCGCCGTGGTCGCCGGCCAGGTTTTCGGCCCGAACGAACTGCCCCACGGGGCCACGAGTTCCGGCGGCCGGGTCTTCTTCGTGGTCCACGCGCCGCACGCGGTTTACGCGACCCTGATCCTGGTGGCGGCCGCGTCGGGCGGCGCTGCGGTGCGGCGGGAAATCCCCATGTCGCTGACGAAGGACACGCTGTACTGGTGGTGCGCCGTGTCGCCGGCGGACGCCCCGGCCGGGACCCGCTACCACTTCCTCCTGAACGACGATCTGGAAGTCATTGATCCGGCGGCCCGGGAGGTCCGGGACACCGGCACATTTGACGTGCCGTTCCCTTCGGACCCGAACGACGAGGGCATCGCCTGGGCGCTGGTGCTGGACGTCGAGTCGGTGCGGGCCGCGGCGCACGCTCAGCCGTGGCAGACGCTGGGGTGGGAGGCGCTGCTCGTCTACGAGATGCACGCCCGCCGGTTCACTGACACGAGTCCGGGCAACAAGGCCCCCCTCGATCTGCTCGTGGACGAGCTCCAGCCCACCAGCCGGCTCGGCCAGGAGGGGTACTTGCGGGCCCTGCCGGTCACGGCCTTCGAGTTGCTGCCGGTGCAGGAGTTCAACAGCGCCATCTCCTGGGGGTACGACCCGTCGTTCTATTTCGCGGTGGACGGGCACTACGGCGGCAGCTCGGCGCTGGCGCGGTTCGTGAACGCGGCCCATGCGGCCGGGCGGGGCGTGCTCCTCGACGTGGTCTACAACCACTCGCTCGGGTCGCCGCTCATGAAGATCGCCCCCGACGTCTACCGCAACGGGGATTACGACGGGGACCGGATGAATTGCGGCCACCCGATGGTCGGCGAGTTCCTCCGCCAGGCCACGGTCCATTTCACGCGAACGTTCAACCTGGACGGCTTCCGGTTCGACGACACCCAGACCATCGTCACGCGGTGCCAGGGGGGCTGGGAGTTCCTCGGCATGATCCGCCGCGCCATCCGGACGGCGGCGACGGCGGAGGGGCGCAACTGGCCCTACTGCGTGGCCGAGAACTCGGCCACGAGCCCCTGGGACGTCTCCAACCCGCCGGGGGCGTCATGGACGGTCAGTGGGGCATCGACGAGGTGTACCGCATCCGCGACGCGAGCTACGACGTCTGGCACCCCGGCTCGGACGACGCCGGACGGCTGCGGGCGGAGATGA